The Sphingomonas sp. NBWT7 nucleotide sequence ACTGGCCACGTGATATCGGCTGGTTCCTGGAGGTTTATTTGATGCAAGCGATGAACTATCGGGGACCGTACCGCGTGCGTGTCGATGAAAAGCCGATGCCACAGATACAGCACCCCGAGGACGCGATCGTCCGCGTCACACGGTCGTGCATCTGCGGATCCGATCTGCACCTGTATCACGGCATGGTTCCCGACACCCGCGTGGGCATGACGTTCGGGCACGAGTTCTGCGGAACGGTGGAACAGGTCGGTACCGAAGTTCGCAACCTGAAGCCGGGCGACCATGTCCTCGTGCCGTTCAACATCGCCTGCGGCAAATGCCATTTCTGCCAGCAGGGTCTGTTTGGCAATTGCCACGAATCGAATGCGCAGGCGACGGCAGTCGGCGGCATCTTCGGCTATTCACATACCGCCGGCGGGTACGATGGTGGACAGGCACAATATGTTCGCGTTCCCTATGCCGATGTCGGCCCAACGGTGATCCCCGACTGGATGGATCATGACGACGCCGTTTTGCTGACCGATGTGGTGCCGACAGGCTATCAGGCAGCCGAGATGGGCGGGATCCAGCCGGGCGACACGGTAGTCGTCTTCGGTGCCGGTCCGGTCGGGCTGATGGCCGCGCGATCGGCATGGCTGTTTGGTGCGGGGCGGGTGATCGTGATCGATCATGTCGACTATCGACTGGAATTCGCCCGCGTCTTCGGACCAGCGGAGGTCTATAACGTCCGCGAGATCGACGACATGGTCGTGTTCCTCAAGAAACAGACGGACTCGCTTGGCGCCGACGTATGCATCGACGCGGTCGGCGGCGATGCGGCGGGAAACGCGATCCAGACGCTGCTCGGCACGAAGCTGAAGCTGGAGGCGGGCAATGCGATCGCGCTGCACTGGGCGATCAATTCGGTCAAGAAAGGCGGGATCGTCTCGATCGTCGGGGTCTACGGCCCGACCGGAAACATCGTGCCCATCGGCAACGTGGTCAACAAGGGTATCACGATCCGTGCCAATCAGGCTTCGGTGAAGCGATTGCTGCCGCGCCTGATCGAGCATGTCAAAGCAGGGCTTATCAATCCAAAGGCGATGATAACCCACCGCGTGCCGCTGGCCGACATCGCCGACGCCTATCACATCTTCTCGGCGAAGCTCGACGGCTGCATCAAGCCCGTGCTTCTCCCCAACGGTCAGTGAGGGACACTATGTTGACCACCGAACTGGTCGATACCGCGACGATTCCCGGCTGGGGTGTCGATGCCGATCCGAAGAACAATCCTACCTATCCGATCCGCCATATCGAAGACCAGCAGACGCGCGGGCTGACGTGGGACCGTCCAGCAATTCAAGTGCCGGACGTCGAGGTGCTGCGATCGATCGAGCACAATCGGTTGCCTGCGGTCGTCGGCACCTCGACGCCGCCGAGCGGCGTGTCCGGCGCGATCAGACGCTATGCGTTCCGACGCAGTGAATCGGATTGGTGGCACTGGCTACTGCTGATGGGCGCGGACCGCATCAACGTCGTCGAAGGCGTGGTGCAGGATGTCGCAAGAGGCCGCCTACCCAACATACCCGCCGAAATGGGTGCGCGGGCCGAATGGCGGCACAACAAGACTGGCCTTGCGCGAAAGGTCGGTACGCTGATCGGCGTCGGTGCCGCGCTCTATCTCGCGTTACGGCGAGAAGGTGGGCCAGCAATTCCACACACTCCGGACTTAGCCGATGCTGCGCGGCCTGCACCACCCGCGCCGCTATGATACAATGCGAACCGTCGGCGGCTGCAGCCTCTTCGCAATGTCCTTGCGTCAGTCGTCTGCCGTGCCCAAAATCGGTAGCATGCCGGGCAACCGGGATCGCTCGACGCCGATGGCAAGGCCCCGATGTTGTCACAACGATCCAGTGGATGGACGGCACAGACCCGAAGTCAGCCTTGCGCAAAAAACTGGTCATAACATCGGTATGGCGGAAGCGAGCTGGAGGTTGGGGGATCGTCGTTGCTCACGAGTCTTTAATGCCGCCATCTCGCTGACACCGAATGTCCGCTTACCCCCCTCCATCTATGCCGCTCAGCAGCTTGGATGCGATCGCTTCAACCGGCCCGCGGGCGGACATGAACGAGCGGCGGGTTTCGGGACGCGGGCAAAGCGGCACGAGTGTCGTGTGTTGGGTCCTTGTGAAAAGAGCAGCTAACATCAGCTTGTTCGCCATGCGATCGGACGCTGCCAATCTTGACGGGTCCTGCTAGCAAGCGTCCATGCTTAAAACACGGATGAAGCGCCAAGCAGCCAAAATCGGGCGCGCGGTCGATCGCCTTGCTGCCATTGAGGCGTCGGTGGCCGCCCTTGCCGATGAGGACCTGCTCGACTTGGCTGACATCTTTGCCGCAGGCGAGCCCACACCCCTGCGTGAAATGGCTGCGGCAGAAATGCTCCATCGCAATCTCAGCCTGTGAAGCATCTGCCCTCTCGCTTTCGGCGCCTCGACGGTGCGCTAGCGGACCTGCCACTTGAAGAGCCAATGCTGCTCACTGAGCTGGATGGCTTTCTCACCGGGTTGGTGGTTTGCCCTGAATCGATCTTATCGGGCGAGTGGATGACGCTCGTGTGGGGACCGGACACTGACGGCATCCCGCCCTTCGAAGACCCGCTTGATGTGCAATGGTTCGCCGACGCTGTGGCAGCGAGGCGCGATGAGATCACGCGTGATCTTGTTCGCGGTAAACTTCAGCCGATCCTCGACGTCGACCAGCGCAATGGCGAGTTTTTATGGGAGGACTGGATTGATGGTTTTGCGGAGGCGGTCGCGCTCCGTCCGGAAGCTTGGCATGCTCTGGCTGACGATTCGGCGAAGGCTTCTGCGTGGGCGCGCTTGGTGACTTTGATGGCGGTGGCGCGCGATGAAAGCGACCTCGACAGCGTAGCGATCAATGCGATTCAAGATCGCGCTGCCGCTGAGCTGAGTGAGGCCGTGCAACTCCTGTATGCGGCGTTTGCCCATGCCGCTGGGGAGAAGCCGGGCGCTCTGGCACAGAAAGCAGCTTCAAAGGTTGGCCGCAACGACCCGTGTCCTTGCGGGTCCGGGAAGAAGCACAAGCGCTGCTGCGGCTGATCTGGCGGCGGCATACGAGCTATCGGCTAGGCCTGTTAGTCACACGCTGCAGCTTGGCGGAGGCGGTCCCGACCTCAACCTCCAAAGTCTGCGCCCGAGAATCCAGCGCAAAAGCGGGGATGTCGAAGGGCTCCACATCGCTGGGATGATAGATAAAGCGGAAGCTGTTCGGTCGACCAGGCACGAAGTTGAACGTCGCAAGCTCCTTGCGATCGGAAAGCCGCAAGACATGGACCTTGGTCGCTGGCACCTTCTCACGAGCGGAAGCCGTGTGCTTGCCGTCGCTCATGGCGTACAGCCCAAATGCGTTCGGCCATGTAACGCCCAGGCCTTCCGCCGGCGAGCCGTCGGCATTTACAGCAGTGACGGATAGGCTGACCTTCGGATCACGCGCTGGCGGTCCTGCACGCTCGAGCCGGGCAGGGCCTGGCTTGTTGTGGATGTGGATGATGTCGCCCTCCACAGTCCAGAAGCCCTCGGCTTTGATGAAGTCACTGTCCTCTTCACCACTGGTAATGTGGTACAATGCCGTACGGTCGGCATTCAGGTGAACGTCAATCTTGAAGTTGTCGTTCTTTTCTTCGTAATGGTAGTGGCCTACCAAAGTCCGTTCATCGCTGATGAACACAGGAACGCTGTTCGACGGGAGCTGAGCTTCGGCTAGTCTCAGGCTGAAAAGAAGCGCTGCGCTCGCGCCCGCGATCCAATGCCTTGCTGTTCTTCTCATTACGCTGCCTAATTGAAAGTGGAAAGGTTTGCCGAACGCATAGGCTTTAGCCTGGATTGTTGCCGTTCACTCCCATAGAACTTGCTGGGGATTACCTCGATCAAAAGCGTTGCGCGAGCTTTTGGCAAAAGCAGGCGGATCAGGAGACGCATTCCACCCTCATACAGCATCCAGAGCCAAGGTGAACGAGCGTCCGCAGTTGGCCTGCCCGCCAGGTAGCCTAGATGACCGCTTGTGGGTCCTTTCACGCGGTTGGACCGGCAGATATTAACGCACCATCAGTCCACCGCCAGTTCCGCGTGGCTATGTTAGGGGAGCCTTTATTCGCATCCGATAGTGCGGTCGTATGAATACCATCTCTGATATGGGCGCCCGAGCCGAACTGGTCGCCGGCATTCATGCGCCTTGGAACGCCACCGTGAGCGAATGTCTCACTCGGTGGGCCGCGCTCGGTTCAATTGAGCGATCGCGCAGTTACCTCGTCTTGCGCGGCGAGGCGGGCGCGAGGCGCACGCTGAACGCTTCAGCTATCGGTGAACTGACTCGTCAAATCGACAAGGAGCATCAGCACTTATCATAACGGGTGCAGCAGTTTTGAACAACTTGTTGCGACTTCAGGAAGTTGCATACGGCTTCTCGGCCGCCTTCATCGCCCGCGCAACGTCGAGCGCTCTGCGGCCCGCAATGTGGCGCGGGCGCTGATTTGCGTGCGCGCTGTCGAGCAGCGCTTCAGCAATTTGACGCGCTGAGCGGTCGGGATTGCGACCGATCAGCAGCGCAGCGGCACCGGCGACGTAGCTGACCGAATAGGATGATCCGGAGACGACGCTACACGTGCGCGTGTCGCAATCGACGGGCAGGCGCTCACCCGGCGCCACCAAGAAGTAATCGGCCGTGCTGCCCGCGCGGTTCGACCAACGCGCAATCGCACGCCGGGCCGTGCCGGCCCCGGCGACGATGATCGCGCCGCGAAACGCGGATTGCTTGCATAGCCCGCCGGCCAGACCGGCTCGTCATCGCCATCGTTGCCGGCCGCCGCGACGATCAGTGCGCCGCTGCGGACGGCACGCTCGCAGCCGTACCGGCACGCTCGCGCGAAATCAGCCGGCTGCGACGACAGGCGTATTGCGCTGGGCCGCAACGACAACCCTGTCGCGTCCCTGTGCCTTCGCGCGCAGCAGGGCCGCGTCGGCGGTCTGCACCAGCCGGCCGGGGGCACAATGCAGCGGCGCGGTCGCCACGCCGACCGAGGCCTGAACGGCGCCGAGCTGCTGCCCCTCATGCACGAGGCGAAGCGCGAAGATGCGCGTGCGGATCAGCTCGGCGCGTTCCATCGCCTGCGCGAGGTCGACGCGGGGCAGCAGAACGAGGAACTCTTCACCGCCGTAGCGAAAAGCCAGTTCCTTGTCGCGAACGGCGCCGCGCAACACGGCCCCCACCTCCTGCAGCACGGCGTCACCCGCGTCATGCCCGAAAGTGTCGTTGAAGCGCTTGAAATGATCGACGTCGATCATCAGGCAGCTGACAATGCCGCCCATCTGGTCGGCAACCGACAGTATCTGTCCGACACTGCTGTCGAGCTGTCGGCGATTAGCGAGCCCGGTCAGCGCATCGCCCATCGCCATGTCACGCAAGCGCTCGCGTAGACGCAGATTCGAGACGGCAAGCCCGATGTTTTCCGCCAGCATGGTCAGGTACGTCTCGGCCGTCGAGCGGGTGTCGCCAGCATCCTGCCGGCGCTCGAAATAAAGCAGGCCGAACGTCTCGCCGTGCGCGTTGAGCGGCAGGCACAAGGTATCGAGCATCGCCCCATCGTGCGACAGGTGATCGCACGGAACATCGATCGTCGGGCCGGCGGGACGATGTGGCAATCCGCGCCGCAGCGCCCAGCAGGAGGTCGGCGCGAACTCCGGACGCGATTGCTTGGGATAAAGCCAGTTGCAGGTTTCCATTACGGCGTTCCGCGCGGGATCGATCAGGTACAGCCTGCCGGCGAGTTCGGGCACGATCTCCGGAATGAATCGGCGGGCGATCTCCTCCAGGTCATGAAGCGAGTTGCAGCCCTGCATACGCTGCGTCATGCGCGAGAGAAGGTCGCGGAGCATACGGTCGGCGTCGCGCTCCTGCTGCAGGCGCTGACGTTCCAGCCCGTTCTCTCGGAAGACGCGAATCGCCTGGGCCATGTCGCCGATCTCGTCGATCTGGGTGAGGTTCGGCGGTTCCGCCGCATAATCCTGCGCCGCCAGCCGGTTCACCACGTCGCTGAGGCGCACGACCGGCTTGAGCACGCGTTGCTTGAAGATGAAGTAGAGCACGCACAGGAACAGGAGGCCGGTAATCGCCAACGCAATCTCCGACGTCGTCTTCCACGTGCGCGCGACCTGCGCCGCGCTGGCGACCTGCGCCTCGGTGCGCTGATCGAGCTGCTGCTGAAAACGTTCGATCTGTGCGCGGATCCGCTCCAGCTCGCGCTCATATTCGCCGCCGAACAGGATCGTGCGCGCCTGTGCGACGTCGCCGTGGTCGTAGGCTGCGAGTGCTGCCTTCTGCTCGTCCAGCAACGTATCAGCCCAGCGGATCGCCTCCTTCAACGTGTGCAGTTCGGCTGGCCCTGCGCCGGCATCGCCGAGCTGGGCAATACGCCGCTCCACTGACGCGAGCGCCGCTGCGTCATGCTGATAGAGGACGCGGTAAGAAGGATCTCCGCTGTTGAGATACTGGCGCGCCTGATCGCTGAGGGCGAACACTTCCTCATCGAGCTTCGAGGTGCCTCGGTCGAGCAGGTAGCGCTGCTCCACCGCCGCGCGTTCACGGTCCTGTGCATTGGAGGCGAGGATCATCGTCGTGCCGGACAAAAGAGTCAGGACGACCGTCGCTCCATAAGCCCAGTTCGTGATCGTGGCGAGCCGCATCGTGCGACCATACTGGCGGTGGGTCAGCGAAGGGTTAAGGCCGCTCCTATGGCCTCGTGACACGTTCAGGCGCGAAAGGATGCTGAACCTGCTGCGGCAACGGGCGGGATGAGCGTCATCGACATGAACGCACGTCCGCTTTTGGAAACTTGATCGGACCCGCTGAACGGCCGAAACTGGGTCTTTGCCATCGTAAAGCGGCCTGGCAGCTCCCGCCCAATAGTGGACATGCAACTCTGAGCGGCGTTGCAGGTGTGCTCGGCTAGACCGGAACAATACCGCTGCTAGGCTGCTCTATCGGAGGCGACTCTGGAGGGCTGACGAAATGGACAATCCGTTCATACGCAAGCTGGAGTTTGGAGCTAAGCTCACCGACGAGGATCGCGCGCTACTCGCTTTGGTCAGTCGCCCGACGCGGCTTGTTCCTGCTCGAAGGGATATCATCGGAGAAGGTGATCCGCCTTCCGATGTGCACCTTGTGATGGAAGGCATTGCCTGTCGCTACAAGCTATTACCTGACGGTAAGCGTCAGATAATAGCCCTATTCCTGCCGGGCGACATTTGCGACCTACACGTCCAGATCCTCGGTTGGATGGATCACAGCATAGGTACGCTAACCGAATGTCGACTGGCGGCGCTGAGCCCCGACGTCATCGACCAACTCACCGCTAATCCGCGGATCAACCGAGCACTGTGGTGGAGCACGCTGGTCGATGAAGGAACGTTACGAGAATGGCTTGTTAACATGGGGCAACGCTCAGCGGATCGTCAGATCGCGCACCTGCTCTGCGAGCTGCTGTTCCGTTTCCGCTTGATTGGGCAGGCGGACCATAACACGTTTCCTTTACCGCTTACCCAGGAGGAGCTTGCCGACACGACCGGGCTAACCCAAATCCACGTCAATCGAATGCTGCGTGACTTGAGGGAAAGAGGCCTGATCGTCATAGCGGCCAAACGCATTTCGGTGCCCGATGTGGCTGCACTCGCTGATTATTGCGACTTCAACGACAATCATCTGCACACCCGTGATCCGCGCACGAAGCGCGGAGCGGCCGAACCAAGGTTCGCGTGACGATGTTCGAAACCATGCTCTCTTCCGATGAGCTACTGTCGGCCAGCGTTCTTACTCGCCGGCCCACAACCGCACGTGACCCCAATTACGAGAATGCCGCACAGGATGCCTTGCTAAGTCGTATCAACAGCCGGCCTGACAGGGCGCTGCAAGCGCTCGTGGAAACGGTAGTTGATCTGTGTGGTGCCGGCTCTGCTGGGGTGAGCATCCTACGGGGGAACGACTTTGTATGGCCGGCCATTGCAGGGGCGTGGGCCAAGTACGTCGACCAAGGGCTACCGCGTAATGCCTCTCCCTGCGGCGTAGTGATCGAGCGCAACGCCACGCTTCTCTTCGATGAGCCCAAGCGCATCTTCCCGAGTATCGATGCGGTGCCTGAGATCAGGGAAATATTGCTGGTGCCGCTCTATTTTCGAGGCGAGCCTCGCGGCACTTTGTGGGCAATCTCGCACGACGAGAAGCGCTTTGACGCGGAGGACGCGCGCATCCTCGACCGGATGGGCCTGATCGCAGCGGCGATCGAGACGACGCGCCGATCTCGAGAGCGCGAACAGCGGCAAGTGCGTAGCGCCGGCGATCGGGTGCGCAATACGATCGCTGTGATGCGTTCAATCGTGCGCGGCAGTGATTACCCACAAGAGCTGGACGAACCGATCCCTTTATTGAAGCTGAGCTCCAGGTTGGGCGCCTATGCGGCCGGCGCGATCGCACCGGGCACGGCGGACACGGTCGACCTATGGACGCTGATCGCGCACCTTATGTCGCGTTCGGACGAGGAACCCGATTGGCGCATAAGTCTCTCGGGTGAGAACGTCGCTGTCCCCGTCGAGCAAGCAGGGCCGCTCGCGCTCGCGCTCCACGAGCTTCTGGAGAATGCGATTGAGCATGGCGCGTTGGCACAGCCTGGCGGGCACGTCGATCTGACGTGGTGGGCGGGCGACGCCGTAATCGATGACAAATTGCATCTTTCGTGGCTGGAGAGGGGCGGCCGTCCGCCCGCTGATCATCTAGGGAACGGCTTCGGCCTGGAGCTTCTGGAGTATGGCTTGGCTGCGCTCACGAGAGCCGAAACGCACGTCTCCTTCGATGCCACTGGACTTCGCTTCACTCTCGTGATGCCGCTTCACTAGCAACAGGCCGCCGCCGCTCGTCGCATCACTGCAACAATGGCGGCACCGGCAGGTGAGCTCTGATCTCGGCAGCTAACGCTGGCTGCTGATCATGCCCAGCGTAGGCGCGATCAAGATAGTGCCCGGCCAACGTGTAGTGGGCCCGGACTGCGGCGGGATCGCGGGCGGCCTGCGCCATCTTCAATTCAGCTTCTGCTCGCCTATAGAAGTATTGTTGATCGTTGGATCTCATAGCCGCCTCCTATGAGGTCGAGCTAAGCGCCGAAGGTAACGGCGAACATTCAAATTTGTTAATTCGCCTGTTCATTTTAACCCAACTTAGATTGTTCATCTTGGCATGTGGAGTAGGCGCTAGTCTCCGGGCGCCGCCGACGTCCGCTTCCCTCCCAAAAGCGGACGTTTCCGGCCCACGTTCTCACCCCCAATAGCGGACGTTCCCGCAATCAATACCTAAGGCAAACTAAGCGGAAGGCCAGATGCCCGCACGAAGCTCCGCCGGGACCGAGTAGCCGCGCTTCAGCAGGCGGGCGACCATGTCCTCGTAATACTTGATCGGGCTGTTGCCCCAAGGCTTCGGATCGGCGGCCGTGTAGTCTGCCCAGTAGCCTGCGAGGACACTTCGATCCTGCAGGTGCGGATGAAGCGCCCGGAGCGCGAGCCTCACTGCCTCGACAGGTACAGACGGGCGAGAACCGCTAAATAATGCGCGCTTTAAGATATGCAGCGCCAGCTCGATCGTGATCATCGCGGCCCGCCGTCGCCGAAGCTCCCGCAAGCCTTGGCCGAACGCTTCGATCTGCACCTTTACGTCGTGGCTGGCGCACTGCGGACATCTCAGCTCCCGGCATATGACGCCCCAGTCGCTGGACTCGCCGATACCGCGGCGCATGATGAACTCCTCTCGATCGAGGAGCGTCTTTCGCTTGCACTCGCGGCAGCTTATCCGGATCGCGCCATCGATCTTGCGGAGGTCGTAGATGGTTTTCGGGGGCCCAACCGTCAAGGCAAGGTAGCGGAACATAGATGGAACGTAAGGGCTGGTGATGTTGGAAAACATGTGCAGTGAGGTACGGCATGTTCGTGATTCTAGCCTCGCTCGCTGCCACTACCGTCCCCGCCGGCAAGACGTTCCGCTGCACGCCTACCCGGGTCTGGGATGGGGACGGGCCGTTATGGTGCGCGGAAGGGCCACGCATACGTTTGTCGGGGATCGCGGCTCGCGAAACTGACGACACATGCCGCAGCAATCAGCCTTGCCCCAGCGCGAGCGCACAAGCTGCTCGAGGCGCGCTGGTGAACCTTGTCGGCACGCCGATCGGCAGATCGCGCGAGGGACACGTACTCGTCAGGGGGCCGACACTTACCTGCCAATCGCTTGGTAACGGAAAGGGCATCAGGACAGCGGCTTGGTGCAGTTCGCCGCGGGTCGGCGATTTGTCCTGCGCCATGGTGGCGACGGGAACGGTGCTTAGGTGGAAGCGATACTGGCGCAGACACAGGTGCGAGAACGGAATGTGAGCGAAGACAGCTGACACCTACTGCCGGGCGCGACCAGCAGCGTGCACGCGCTCTGCCGGCGACTGTCGTTCCATCGCGCGTGCTGATCCGCTATGCTGCGTCGATCATCAGGAGCTTGAAGCCATGCTCACGATCAATCGGCTTCACGGCATCACGACAGCTTGGCGGGCCATCATGTGGGGGAGCTTCTTAGCGCTGCTGCTTGCTCCGCTAGTTGCGATGCAGCTTACCCGTGAGGTTCAATGGACCGCCTACGACTTCGCCGTTGCTGCGGCGCTGCTGGTGGTTCTCGGCCTGTCGACGGAGATGCTGGTTCGATCGAAGAGAAGCCTGTGGATCCGGGTAACCGGATTTGCTGTCTGCGTCGGTGCAGCTCTCGTCATCTGCGCAGACGGCGCGGTCGGCGTCTTCTGATCCTGCCGGCTGAACCGATGACTGAAGATCAGGAGCGTTGGGCTGAAGCACTCGAGATCGAGCGGCAGCACGGCATGCTGGCGCCGATGTGGATCGCCGAACGTACCGGTGCGCTCGCGTTGGCCGGTGACTTCGCCGGTGTGGCCCGCTTCCGCGAGATCGCCGCGAAACACGAACAGCTTCTTGCCGCGAAGGCGCATGCATGATCGAGGCATTATGCCCGACGTTGCGCCTGACGGATCGATGATGGTGAGCGGCTTCGCCAGCGGTCTCTGCTCATGCGCAGGCTGAAGCGCCTCTGGGATTATGAGACCGACAGCTTGTGGGTTTGGCTTCCGATCTGGGTCATCGGATTCCTGCTGCTTGGAGGATTTTTGGTTTAGGCGTGCCTACCAGCACCTTACACGCCGAAGTTATCCACAACTTCCACAGGAAGCTCGACGCAACCCGACTCCGGCCGTTCGCGTCGGCTCACCATGGCTACGGTTCTTGCCCCATCTACTGGCGAGGAGATCCGCGATCTGCTCGTACATCTGCTGGCTGGCGTAACGCACGCGAGCGAGGCTACGTGGCGCAAGCGCATCGGCACGATCGAGCGTTACCCGACGTGGAAGTACGTACGGTTCAGCTGGGGCGTCGCGCCTAACGCACAGGGGGCCGATCTTGAGGCAGTCAAAAAGGCGGTCGAGATCGTCCGCGCTGAGCATCCGTACATCACCGATCGCCTGCCAAATGGGATCGATCGGCTCGCACGATAATGCAATGCTCAGGCGCGAACTGTACGTCGCCGATGCAGCACTCGCGTCTTCAAATGCGCCGATTCTAGCGCCTGTTGATCGATGACGCGGAGGTGCTCTTCGCGCGTCACGATATGCGCGAAATGCGCTCGCTCGAAGTGCACCAGCTCTGCGTACATTCCTGCCGCCGTAGCGACCTGAACAATAAGAAACAGTTCCTGTCGTGCGCGTTACGAGCGGCGCAACCGCGATCCATCAATCAGCCGGTTTGATCGCGCGGCGTTCTCTCCGCTGCCGCTCATCCCACTCGCTTTCGACCCTCTGTCCGTTTGCCTCTGCCGCCTTGTCGGTTAGCCGATCAGCGGTTTCCAGCGCGGCCTCAGGGGTAACGGCGACGGCAACGCCGTCAGGTCCGTCGAGAAGGACCGACCCGTCCTCCGCAGTTACCTTCGATGCGTCCTTGTAGATCTTACTCATGCGACACTCCACTTCACGGAGTATCAACGCCGCGGCCGGTGCTCCGATCACATCAAATACGGCGATCTGGGTTAAGCAGATCGCGTGTGTCTCGTCGTCCGCATGCGCGTTGAATCGATAAGCATCAAGGGAGAGTGACGTGGAGCTGCAATCGGCATTGGAACGTCTGCGTGAGTTCAGCCTGTCCTGGAACGATGAAGACGTTGTCGACGAGAACAGCCAACTGACGGGAGCCGATCTCAAGCTGATCGCTCAGCTACTTGGATCCGAAGCGGCTCCCGCCGCTGGCGTCACCGATTAGCCGTCCACTCGTTATTGCCTAGTCCGCTAGCGCCGCGCCTAGGGGAAGCAGGACGGTGCCGTGCACGCAGTGCCGTCCTGCTTCTTCCGGCGGTTCGGCATCCATGCGGCCAGGGCATCAATGAACACAATCGCCGGGTGCCAAGCTCAAAACCTAGATAAATCAGTGTTTCGGTACCGGAACGGTTGGTGCTAAAATACTGGAAGGTAGTTATCTGCGGCGGAGGCTGCCGTGGACGATTCAAGCGTTGTGACGATAGGCGAGCCGCGATCTGCCGAGATCGATGCTATCGGCGCCAGCCTGTCTTGTGCGTTTCCACCTCCGCGCGCCGATCCTTTTGCTGATTTGCTGGCTGAGATCGACCGAGTGGACACGACGGAACCGGCGCTAATCGCCCGGCAGCATATCCGTTGAGTTTCGATGGTCCCTGTGCGTACACCACGTCACCAACAAGGGGTTGATCAAAGATGAAGAAGATGGTTCTACTCGCGTCCGCTGCTGGCCTTCTCTCGCTCGCAGCCTGCAACTCGAGCCCGCAAGAGCA carries:
- a CDS encoding zinc-dependent alcohol dehydrogenase, encoding MPQIQHPEDAIVRVTRSCICGSDLHLYHGMVPDTRVGMTFGHEFCGTVEQVGTEVRNLKPGDHVLVPFNIACGKCHFCQQGLFGNCHESNAQATAVGGIFGYSHTAGGYDGGQAQYVRVPYADVGPTVIPDWMDHDDAVLLTDVVPTGYQAAEMGGIQPGDTVVVFGAGPVGLMAARSAWLFGAGRVIVIDHVDYRLEFARVFGPAEVYNVREIDDMVVFLKKQTDSLGADVCIDAVGGDAAGNAIQTLLGTKLKLEAGNAIALHWAINSVKKGGIVSIVGVYGPTGNIVPIGNVVNKGITIRANQASVKRLLPRLIEHVKAGLINPKAMITHRVPLADIADAYHIFSAKLDGCIKPVLLPNGQ
- a CDS encoding UPF0149 family protein codes for the protein MLLTELDGFLTGLVVCPESILSGEWMTLVWGPDTDGIPPFEDPLDVQWFADAVAARRDEITRDLVRGKLQPILDVDQRNGEFLWEDWIDGFAEAVALRPEAWHALADDSAKASAWARLVTLMAVARDESDLDSVAINAIQDRAAAELSEAVQLLYAAFAHAAGEKPGALAQKAASKVGRNDPCPCGSGKKHKRCCG
- a CDS encoding S8 family serine peptidase, which codes for MAGGLCKQSAFRGAIIVAGAGTARRAIARWSNRAGSTADYFLVAPGERLPVDCDTRTCSVVSGSSYSVSYVAGAAALLIGRNPDRSARQIAEALLDSAHANQRPRHIAGRRALDVARAMKAAEKPYATS
- a CDS encoding diguanylate cyclase; the protein is MRLATITNWAYGATVVLTLLSGTTMILASNAQDRERAAVEQRYLLDRGTSKLDEEVFALSDQARQYLNSGDPSYRVLYQHDAAALASVERRIAQLGDAGAGPAELHTLKEAIRWADTLLDEQKAALAAYDHGDVAQARTILFGGEYERELERIRAQIERFQQQLDQRTEAQVASAAQVARTWKTTSEIALAITGLLFLCVLYFIFKQRVLKPVVRLSDVVNRLAAQDYAAEPPNLTQIDEIGDMAQAIRVFRENGLERQRLQQERDADRMLRDLLSRMTQRMQGCNSLHDLEEIARRFIPEIVPELAGRLYLIDPARNAVMETCNWLYPKQSRPEFAPTSCWALRRGLPHRPAGPTIDVPCDHLSHDGAMLDTLCLPLNAHGETFGLLYFERRQDAGDTRSTAETYLTMLAENIGLAVSNLRLRERLRDMAMGDALTGLANRRQLDSSVGQILSVADQMGGIVSCLMIDVDHFKRFNDTFGHDAGDAVLQEVGAVLRGAVRDKELAFRYGGEEFLVLLPRVDLAQAMERAELIRTRIFALRLVHEGQQLGAVQASVGVATAPLHCAPGRLVQTADAALLRAKAQGRDRVVVAAQRNTPVVAAG
- a CDS encoding Crp/Fnr family transcriptional regulator — its product is MDNPFIRKLEFGAKLTDEDRALLALVSRPTRLVPARRDIIGEGDPPSDVHLVMEGIACRYKLLPDGKRQIIALFLPGDICDLHVQILGWMDHSIGTLTECRLAALSPDVIDQLTANPRINRALWWSTLVDEGTLREWLVNMGQRSADRQIAHLLCELLFRFRLIGQADHNTFPLPLTQEELADTTGLTQIHVNRMLRDLRERGLIVIAAKRISVPDVAALADYCDFNDNHLHTRDPRTKRGAAEPRFA
- a CDS encoding GAF domain-containing protein, with translation MFETMLSSDELLSASVLTRRPTTARDPNYENAAQDALLSRINSRPDRALQALVETVVDLCGAGSAGVSILRGNDFVWPAIAGAWAKYVDQGLPRNASPCGVVIERNATLLFDEPKRIFPSIDAVPEIREILLVPLYFRGEPRGTLWAISHDEKRFDAEDARILDRMGLIAAAIETTRRSREREQRQVRSAGDRVRNTIAVMRSIVRGSDYPQELDEPIPLLKLSSRLGAYAAGAIAPGTADTVDLWTLIAHLMSRSDEEPDWRISLSGENVAVPVEQAGPLALALHELLENAIEHGALAQPGGHVDLTWWAGDAVIDDKLHLSWLERGGRPPADHLGNGFGLELLEYGLAALTRAETHVSFDATGLRFTLVMPLH
- a CDS encoding thermonuclease family protein, which codes for MFVILASLAATTVPAGKTFRCTPTRVWDGDGPLWCAEGPRIRLSGIAARETDDTCRSNQPCPSASAQAARGALVNLVGTPIGRSREGHVLVRGPTLTCQSLGNGKGIRTAAWCSSPRVGDLSCAMVATGTVLRWKRYWRRHRCENGM
- a CDS encoding DUF6961 family protein, which produces MTEDQERWAEALEIERQHGMLAPMWIAERTGALALAGDFAGVARFREIAAKHEQLLAAKAHA